The stretch of DNA ATACTGTCCATCCTTCACAACGGGAACATTCAGGATCGTTCCGGACATTGAACGATCTGCCCGGTTCACGACGGTCCAGAGCCTGACGCCAGATTCTTCCCAAAGGGTTGCGTATACGTCCGGGAGTTCCGTGGGGATGAGGGGGATCCAGCTCCCTCCCGTAAAAAGGGATGAAAATCGACGCTGGATGGACTGCAGTGCGCGGAGCATTGAACGGTCCCTGGCCGACCATCCTACCCATGAACCGAATACGTTTTCCCATATCACTATCCCGGCACCGTTCATCCACGCAGTATGAAGCTGAGGTATGTGGTCTCGGTTCCATCGAGCAGTTTGATGCATCATGTGGCGAGGCTCAAACCACTTGTTCCTCAACACTCCTGGCGCATGACTATCTTCAAAATGTTGAGCCCAAGACATGTGGTGATCCTGTATAGAGACAAGCGGCAGTTCGCCTTCTCCTTCAAGAACGAGCCCCGCCCGAACTTCATCCAAGGCTTGGCGGAGTCCGGCCGGTGCGACCGGCATCGTATCGAGATAAACCCCGTCTGCCTCAGTCAATTCAACCAATTCAGCCAGCAAAGCAACATCAGACAATGCCTCCCGGCGAGTCCCGACATCCCAAGGTTTATAGACAACGAACGCTCGTACCCCGAAGCGATGGCACTGTCGCACGACATCTCGTATGCCTTGCAATCCTCCAGGCATGTCCCGATAGAAATCGAATTGATTTCGATCATCAGCGCCAATACGAGGGTACGCATGCCACAGGATCAAATTGTCGAAACCACCAAAGTCAGACCGCGCCTGCTGGAGAAATTCTCTGACCCGGTATTGGCCCAGCTCATGATCAAAAAAAGTGGCGTCACACAACATCACGAAGCAACTGGATAGACTCGACTGTGCCCACGATGTTGATTCATCCCGGTATCGGACATCGTCATACTGCAACTCTTGTCTGGCCTGATCACGCCATTCAATCAATTGCTGGCGAAATCCTGGCCAGAGGTCAGGTGAGTCGGGAGCCAGGATCAATGGCTTGTGCCCATCTATTCGCGGTTCTATTGGCATTTGGGTGCCTACCGGACGAGGCATGCCAGAGTACAGCCATACCAGGAAACCAAACAGCAATCTGGAAAGTTGGCGACGGCTCACCCGGAAAGTGCCAGGCATGCGGGACTCATCATGGGCAGGAATGAATGAGAGTTTCTCTCTAAACCCAGCCCACTCTCAATGGAGTAGCGACCAGACGGGATGCCTACAATCCATCACATTAGCCAAATCTTCTCGCGACAATCTCAAACCAAACGATCGAAACACTTCAAAATTCTCACACCTTGTAATACTCGCGATACCACTCGACGAAACGCGCAATACCGGGCTCGATGGACGTGGCGGGTTTGAAGCCCGTATCACGCATGAGATCCGCGACATCGGCATAGGTGGCCGGCACGTCCCCTGCTTGGAGGGGAAGGAAGTTCTTTTCGGCCTTCTTGCCGAGCGTGTGTTCCAGCACCTCGATAAACCGCAACAGCTCAACCGGCTGGTGATTGCCGATGTTGTAGAGCCGGTAGGGAGCGGAGCTGCTGCCCGGATCAGGGTTATCACTCGCCCAGCCTGGATCTGCCTGCGCCGGCCGGTCGAGCGTGCGCAAGACCCCTTCGGCAATATCGTCGACGTAGGTGAAGTCGCGCTGCATTTTGCCGTGATTGAACACATCGATCGGCTTGCCTTCGAGAATGGCCTTCGTAAACAGAAAGAGCGCCATGTCCGGTCGTCCCCATGGCCCGTAGACGGTAAAGAAACGCAATCCCGTGATCGGGAATCGGTAGAGGTGCGCATAACAATGGGCCATCAGCTCATTGGCCTTCTTCGTAGCGGCATAGAGCGACACGGGATGATCGACATTGTCATGCACCGAGAAGGGCATCTTCGTGTGACCGCCATAGACGGAACTCGTGGAGGCATACACTAGATGCTCGGCCTTATGATGACGGCAGCCTTCCAGAATATTCAGGAACCCATCGATATTGCTCGCCGTATAGGCATGGGGATTCACCAGTGAATACCGGACCCCGGCCTGTGCCGCCAGATGGACCACGCGCCGAATGGGATGTTGCTCGAACAACGCGGCGATTGCGGCGCGATCGGAGAGGTCCAGCTTCACGAACTGAAATTGCGGATGCGAACGGAGCCGCGCGAGGCGCGCCTCTTTGAGCCGGACATCGTAGTAGTCGTTCAGATTATCCAGGCCAAGTACGGTATCGCCACGATCGAGCAACCGCCTGGCTACATGCGACCCGATGAACCCGGCAGCGCCGGTGACGAGCACAACACCCTGTGCAGACCCCATAGCGACTCTTCCCCTTCCTGACTGATTATCTCCCGCCACGCTTCATGAACGCCGGCTCGCCATGATCGAGTCGATAGAGCGACAGAGGCGCCAAGGCCTCGGCCGCCGAGACGACCTGAACCGACCCGTCGCCCGCACCGCGAAATAGATCCAGCGCATGAGCGCGATGATACCGGCAATCACGTTGAGCCAGAAGATCTTTCAATTTTTCGGGCGGCTCCCAATTCGCCGTCAGCAGTGCCGTGCGTGCCGGATTGCGCTGGCTGAACATGAATGACAGGTGATCGGGATACCAGTCCGCCCCCCCGGTGGCGTAGGACACAAACAATCGCGCTTGCGCGGTGGCACACAACTCATCCAGATAACTATTCGTGAGGTAGCCGTTCTCACCCACCTCCAACCAGAGTCCCGGATGAGACAGGGGCGCATGGGCAGCGTAACTGCGGATCTCTTGGAGTTGCTGCTGAGAGGCCAAGACCAACGACAGGGAGCCATACTTCTGCACCAGTTGCTGAATGATACCTTCTTTGATCGCCGACCGTCCGCTGTTCGTCGGTCCACTGTCTGCATGCACCAGCACGTTCTGCCCGCGATCCGTGATGAGATAGCAATTCCTGGGCATCTCCAGGTCACAGGGGTCTTCGCCATAGAACGGGACCGACACCACGGCCCCGCCGTCGAAATTCCACGTCTCGCCATGCGCCAGTTCAATGATGTGGGCGAACCCCAATTCCCGGAGCAACGGGAGGTAGTCATAAAAATATTTTTTACGGTTCCGCCGACTGGGAATGACGATCGGCACATCCTTCGGGACGTGAAGCAGCGTCCGAGGATCCACGTGGTCATCGTGATCGTGCGTCAGAAAAATCGCCGCCGGTTTCGGCAGCATCGACACCCAGAGGCTCGGCACATTCGACTCTGCAAACCAGGGTAACAGCCACGGATCAAATAACAGGAACTGGTCCTGCTGCCGGTACATCAAAGCGGCATGGCCCAGATGAATCGTGTCCCGATCGTTGGTATTGGACAACCACTGGGTTCGAATCGAAGTCTGCGCCGTGGGCGTGAGACACTCGTATTGGACAAACAACTCCATTAACTTGGTCAACAGCCGCTCGCCGTCCCGCCCGGCCGTCGCCACAATCGTCTGAATCGCGCCGGCCTCCTGCGTGCCGTCCAGCATCCCCAGCAATTTTCCGACCGCCGGCCCCATCGGACGCTCGAACGGCACAGGAATCGCCTGGCGTTTCACAGCATTAAAAATCCGCAGACCGGTATTCACCACGGTCGCCGACTTTGTGGCATCAAACGGATGGGACCAGTGAAAGTGGCCGTCCGGTTGGCGCCGAGCGGTAATGTGCTGACTCAGTTGTTGACGGGAATTGACGAGCTCGGCATAGGCATCTTCAAGCCGCACCTTGGTCTGCGGATCGTCGAGGGTCGCGCGTCGAGAGAAGACATCGCTGATGGCCGTCTCGACGCAGGCGAGGAACAGGCTATGCGCCTCATGCAGGCTCGCCACCACCTCCGGAGCAACTCCGCCAACGAACGGAAACGGCCCAGGCGGCTGGTTGCTTTCGAGTTGTACCCAGACCCAGGGCGCCAAGCCCACATACTGATCACGCGACCATGTGTCCCAAATACCCATGATGGTCAGGCAGGAGACTGGAACTTCATACGGCTGATGGTTGGTTCATACAAGGCCTGGATGACGTTTCCATCCGGGTCGGTAAAGTAGAAGGAGTAGCTGCCGTCACGATGTTGCTTAGGAGGCTTGGCGATGGTGGCTCCGTAGCGTGCCCCATCCTGTTGAACGTCCCGATACATGTCATCCACGTGGGCCGGGCTTTCCATCACCACCCCGACGTGATCGAGCAACTGTCCGCGCAACGGCTGATACTGAGCCAGCTCGGCAGGCGCGATCTGATGCAGGGCCAGGTTGTCGGATCCCGAGCTGAAATACACATTGTCCGGATCGGGCTCCCACACCACGCTCATGGACAGAAAGCGTTCATAGAAGGCGCGCGAGCGCGTAAGATTGGTCACGCGAAGGGCCAGATGTCGCAAGCCTCGATGGGTCGGCACGGTAGGATCTCCTTCATCGTATAGTAGGTGTGAGCCTGTCATCTCGTCAATCCTCATTCTCGCTCTAGGGCCTGAGCCTCCTGTTGCAAGGGCAGCAACTAGCCATGTTTCTGACCTCCACCGCTGTGGTACGATCTCCCATCGTCGTTCTCGAACCAAAGGAGCTTGGAGCTATGTTGGCACGATCCGTCCTCGCAGCAGTGATGGCACTCATTGGATTCACTGGTACAGGCTCGCAGGCGTTTGCGGCGGAGCCGGCGGCCTTTCCCAAAGAAGTAACCGGAAAAGACGGCGCCCCGCTGGTCCTGGTTCCGGCCGGCTCGTATCCCATGGGTGTGCCGACCGGGGACCGGGACGGTGGACGCGATGAATATCCCCGACACGTCATCGAGATCACCGACTTCTATATCGACAAATATGAAGTGACGAATGGACGCTACCTGGAATTCGTGAAGGCCACGAATCATCGTGTTCCCCAGAACCCCAAAAACCCCACGCGTAATCTCTGGGAGGGCACCGGCATTCCCGCCTCTCTGACCGACCGCCCCGTGATCAACGTCGATTGGGCCGATGCCGATGCCTACTGCAAGTGGGCCGGCAGGCGGTTGCCGCGAGAAGCCGAATGGGAGAAAGCCGCCAAGGGCAACAACGACTGGCGCTTCCCTTGGGGCAATGTGGAACCCACCGACAAACACCTCAATTTCAACCAGAAGTGGATCGGCGAGAAGACGCTCATGCCGGTGGGCAGCTACGAGAAAGGAAAGAGTCCCTACGGCGTCTATGACGTGGCCGGCAATGTGTGGGAATGGGTCAACGACTGGTATGACTCCAAGTACTACGAAAAGAGCCCGGACAAGAATCCTCCGGGTCCGGAAAGCGGCGAGAAAAAGGTCATTCGAGGGGCCGGCTGGCAGAATGAAACGCCCACAGTCCGGATCTTTACCCGCGTAGACAGCGATCCGACGATGAGAAATGAATCAACCGGATTTCGATGCGCGATGGACGCCAAGTAACTCAACCGGCTGGGCAGTCGGTGGTTGAGGCACGACGTACGATGACCGGCACAGGGTTTAACGGACTGACCGTCGCCGCATTTGAATCGCGCATGGCGACAGAGATGATGCGGTTGATCGAGCGCCACGGCGGCAAGCCGTTGGTGGCGCCGGCCCTGCGCGAAATTCCGTTGGAGGACAACTCTGCCGCACTGCAGTTCGGCGAGCAGCTCCTGACCGACGGTCTCGATGTGCTGGTCCTGATGACCGGGGCCGGCACCACCACCCTGTTTGACATCCTACACAGCAGTCATTCCCAAGATACGATCAAGGGCGCTCTAAAAGAGACGGTGCTTATTGCGCGCGGGCCCAAACCGGTGGCCGCACTCAAAGCCCTGGGCCTCCACCCGACGTTGACGGTACCGGAGCCCAATACCTGGGCGGATGTCATCTCCACATTGGACGCCCACCGGCCGGTCACAGGGTTACGTGTGGCGGTGCAAGAATACGGGCTACCGAACCGCGAATTGCTGGAGGCGTTGACCCAGCGCGGAGCCCAGGTGATTCCAGTGCCTGTCTACCGCTGGGCGCTCCCGGAAGATACCGCTCCGCTCAAACAGGTCATTAGGCAGATTCTGGCCGGGCAGGTACAGGTGCTGCTGATTACCAATGCGGCCCAGATCGATCATGTGATGCAGGTCGTGGAACAGGAAGGGCAGTCGGCGCAGTTCAAACAAGCCAGTAAGGGACTGGTCATCGCCTCCATCGGCCCCACGGCCAGCGAGCGCATTCGCAGCCACGGCTTGCCGGTAGATTTCGAGCCTTCGCACGGCAAGATGGGCATTCTGGTGAAGGAAACGAGCGAGCAGGCCCACGCCATCTTACTGAACAAGAAAGGAGCACAAGCCTAAGGTTCTGCCCTGACCGGCTACTGCGACCTTCTCTTCTCGCCTTCAATCGAAAATAGTTTCCGGCCGGCCCTCTCGGTCCATGAAATGTGATCCCGCCATCTCTCCTGTCATTCTTCTGGAATATCAAACACCCCATTCGGAGAAATCAAATAGACAATCCGATGATGAATCCCCCCCCGGTATTTAAGCTGATGATCACATCCTGATCTCTGGGATACGTCATCAGCACGTCTCCGGTTGCCAGTCGATAGGTCACCCCTCTTACTTGTTTAATAACCCGTTTGCCGGCCCCTTCTCCCGCAGCACTTGGATTCACGACTCCAAAGAGGCCGACCGATTCAGGACTAATCTGGCTCGCCACTTTTTGACCGTACATCTCAC from Nitrospira sp. encodes:
- a CDS encoding SUMF1/EgtB/PvdO family nonheme iron enzyme; this encodes MPGTFRVSRRQLSRLLFGFLVWLYSGMPRPVGTQMPIEPRIDGHKPLILAPDSPDLWPGFRQQLIEWRDQARQELQYDDVRYRDESTSWAQSSLSSCFVMLCDATFFDHELGQYRVREFLQQARSDFGGFDNLILWHAYPRIGADDRNQFDFYRDMPGGLQGIRDVVRQCHRFGVRAFVVYKPWDVGTRREALSDVALLAELVELTEADGVYLDTMPVAPAGLRQALDEVRAGLVLEGEGELPLVSIQDHHMSWAQHFEDSHAPGVLRNKWFEPRHMMHQTARWNRDHIPQLHTAWMNGAGIVIWENVFGSWVGWSARDRSMLRALQSIQRRFSSLFTGGSWIPLIPTELPDVYATLWEESGVRLWTVVNRADRSMSGTILNVPVVKDGQYFDVVEGRELFPRINGDMVTFEGTIARRGIAGFVAGNRTALGTDFNAFLKMRQASHSEIDERMEVPHRAVNLLGRKERPDYSIVRVPSGMVLIPAVSFTFRVRLRVRECGFYGNEISREELYANFHKLRMFERAVSLSRFAIDLTPVTNAQYADFLRDSGYQPQHTKNFLKHWTNRTPPVGMEEHPVVYVGLEDARAYATWAGKQLPTEEEWQYAAQGASGLKYPWGGVMEPGRCNAGETGATTNVTAFPEGRSPFGCYDMCGNTWEWTESERTDGRTRFCMIRGGSYYTAKGSHWYMDGGPQPSNFAAKFLLMWPGLDRCATIGFRCVVPVEKL
- a CDS encoding uroporphyrinogen-III synthase, which translates into the protein MRDGRQVTQPAGQSVVEARRTMTGTGFNGLTVAAFESRMATEMMRLIERHGGKPLVAPALREIPLEDNSAALQFGEQLLTDGLDVLVLMTGAGTTTLFDILHSSHSQDTIKGALKETVLIARGPKPVAALKALGLHPTLTVPEPNTWADVISTLDAHRPVTGLRVAVQEYGLPNRELLEALTQRGAQVIPVPVYRWALPEDTAPLKQVIRQILAGQVQVLLITNAAQIDHVMQVVEQEGQSAQFKQASKGLVIASIGPTASERIRSHGLPVDFEPSHGKMGILVKETSEQAHAILLNKKGAQA
- a CDS encoding NAD-dependent epimerase, whose amino-acid sequence is MGSAQGVVLVTGAAGFIGSHVARRLLDRGDTVLGLDNLNDYYDVRLKEARLARLRSHPQFQFVKLDLSDRAAIAALFEQHPIRRVVHLAAQAGVRYSLVNPHAYTASNIDGFLNILEGCRHHKAEHLVYASTSSVYGGHTKMPFSVHDNVDHPVSLYAATKKANELMAHCYAHLYRFPITGLRFFTVYGPWGRPDMALFLFTKAILEGKPIDVFNHGKMQRDFTYVDDIAEGVLRTLDRPAQADPGWASDNPDPGSSSAPYRLYNIGNHQPVELLRFIEVLEHTLGKKAEKNFLPLQAGDVPATYADVADLMRDTGFKPATSIEPGIARFVEWYREYYKV
- a CDS encoding SUMF1/EgtB/PvdO family nonheme iron enzyme gives rise to the protein MLARSVLAAVMALIGFTGTGSQAFAAEPAAFPKEVTGKDGAPLVLVPAGSYPMGVPTGDRDGGRDEYPRHVIEITDFYIDKYEVTNGRYLEFVKATNHRVPQNPKNPTRNLWEGTGIPASLTDRPVINVDWADADAYCKWAGRRLPREAEWEKAAKGNNDWRFPWGNVEPTDKHLNFNQKWIGEKTLMPVGSYEKGKSPYGVYDVAGNVWEWVNDWYDSKYYEKSPDKNPPGPESGEKKVIRGAGWQNETPTVRIFTRVDSDPTMRNESTGFRCAMDAK
- a CDS encoding VOC family protein, encoding MPTHRGLRHLALRVTNLTRSRAFYERFLSMSVVWEPDPDNVYFSSGSDNLALHQIAPAELAQYQPLRGQLLDHVGVVMESPAHVDDMYRDVQQDGARYGATIAKPPKQHRDGSYSFYFTDPDGNVIQALYEPTISRMKFQSPA